CCCCAAAAGAACCCCCTGCGGCCATACTTCTTGTTGAAATACCTGTGCGCCGGGCAGGTGTTTTTCTCATCTTCAACTCGTATGTAACAGGTAAGGTGTAGCTACCATCTTTCAGCTCCCGAACTGTCATATTACTGATGTTAAGGTTCAGGCCTACTGGGGCTGATCCAAAGCATGCTCCAGGAGCCTGTCCAGCTGACCGGCAAGGTATAAAGGTAACGACAGAAGGGTGTACTCGTGTTCTGTACTGGATTTTTTCAGGCGAACATGGGCTGTAAACCTGCCCAGAGACGGGGTGTCCATATTAAGCCTGACTCCGAAATCAGATTTTTTTTCATGCAGAAACACATGCAGGGACCTAAGTGTACCCGTCTTTCCAGCCTTGACTTCCACTGGCAGAACTTGTGATCCGTGCGTGAAAAGATAATCTACCTCGGCATTGGCGTTTTTTGCTTCCCTGGCCCAGTAGTAAAGCGCCGGCTCTTCAAAACAGGGCCTCGAGCCCAGCAGTTCCTGTCCGACAAACTGTTCTGCCAGCCTGCCTTCGTAAACGGTCATCAACTCCTCTGGCCGGATCAGCTTCAGCCCGCACATCCGGTTTACAAGCCCCACATCCAGGGCAATGGCCTTGAAAAAATTCCTGTCCTTCTCTGCCTCTAAGGGAACACCATTAGCATTTGTCTTGAATACCAGACTGATAACCCTGGCCATGGCCAGCAAATGAAAAGCATCCTTTAAAGCTGTGGAACGGACATCCCTGTCCACATGCACATACTTTACCTTGTTGCCTATATTGCCGGGTATGAATTGAAGGATCTTTTGCAGATGATCCTGCTGGATTCGCGAGCCGTATTTTGCAAAATCATGCTGCATGGTGCTCAGGATCGCACTCTGGATGCGCTGGACTTCCACGTAGTCTCTCTGCTTGATCCATGAAGCCACTGCTTCGGGCATCCCTCCTGTGAAAATAAAAGTCCTCATCAGCTCGGTCAGCTTGCCGTGTACGACTGGGCTGAATTGGTCAGGAGGGGTCCAGTTAGTGATAAATTCATGAAGCCGGGCGTTCACGGCCAGCAGGAATTCGCTG
Above is a window of Desulfonatronovibrio magnus DNA encoding:
- a CDS encoding ATP-binding protein, with the protein product MSIKRFAEDYLVEWKDRSSRKPLILRGARQTGKTYLVEQFAKNHFRNLLKIDFEFDQEVKSVFRQKDPQTIISELSLFFDLPVIPGETLLFLDEIQACPEAIHSLRYFYEKLSGLHVIAAGSLLDFVLRDFEYSMPVGRVEFLHLYPLSFSEFLLAVNARLHEFITNWTPPDQFSPVVHGKLTELMRTFIFTGGMPEAVASWIKQRDYVEVQRIQSAILSTMQHDFAKYGSRIQQDHLQKILQFIPGNIGNKVKYVHVDRDVRSTALKDAFHLLAMARVISLVFKTNANGVPLEAEKDRNFFKAIALDVGLVNRMCGLKLIRPEELMTVYEGRLAEQFVGQELLGSRPCFEEPALYYWAREAKNANAEVDYLFTHGSQVLPVEVKAGKTGTLRSLHVFLHEKKSDFGVRLNMDTPSLGRFTAHVRLKKSSTEHEYTLLSLPLYLAGQLDRLLEHALDQPQ